In Tribolium castaneum strain GA2 chromosome 4, icTriCast1.1, whole genome shotgun sequence, one DNA window encodes the following:
- the LOC656649 gene encoding tubulin alpha-1 chain, with the protein MRECISVHVGQAGVQIGNACWELYCLEHGIQPDGQMPSDKTVGGGDDSFNTFFSETGAGKHVPRAVFVDLEPTVVDEVRTGTYRQLFHPEQLITGKEDAANNYARGHYTIGKEIVDLVLDRIRKLADQCTGLQGFLIFHSFGGGTGSGFTSLLMERLSVDYGKKSKLEFAIYPAPQVSTAVVEPYNSILTTHTTLEHSDCAFMVDNEAIYDICRRNLDIERPTYTNLNRLIGQIVSSITASLRFDGALNVDLTEFQTNLVPYPRIHFPLVTYAPVISAEKAYHEQLSVAEITNACFEPANQMVKCDPRHGKYMACCMLYRGDVVPKDVNAAIATIKTKRTIQFVDWCPTGFKVGINYQPPTVVPGGDLAKVQRAVCMLSNTTAIAEAWARLDHKFDLMYAKRAFVHWYVGEGMEEGEFSEAREDLAALEKDYEEVGMDSGEGEGEGGEEY; encoded by the exons ATG CGTGAATGTATCTCAGTTCATGTCGGCCAAGCCGGAGTCCAGATCGGCAACGCCTGTTGGGAATTGTACTGTTTGGAACATGGAATCCAACCCGACGGCCAAATGCCCTCTGATAAAACTGTCGGGGGCGGTGACGACAGTTTCAACACCTTCTTCAGCGAGACCGGTGCTGGAAAACACGTCCCGAGGGCCGTCTTCGTCGACTTGGAACCCACTGTCGTCGATGAGGTCCGCACCGGGACTTACCGCCAGTTGTTCCACCCCGAACAATTAATCACTGGCAAAGAAGACGCCGCCAATAACTACGCCAGAGGCCACTACACCATTGGCAAGGAAATCGTCGACTTGGTTTTGGACCGCATCCGTAAATTGGCCGATCAATGCACGGGGCTTCAAGGTTTCTTGATTTTCCACTCGTTCGGTGGAGGCACCGGCTCAGGGTTCACTTCCTTGTTGATGGAAAGATTGTCGGTTGATTACggcaaaaaatcgaaattggaATTCGCTATTTACCCCGCACCTCAGGTTTCAACAGCCGTTGTGGAGCCGTACAACTCGATCTTGACCACTCACACCACTTTGGAGCACTCTGACTGTGCCTTCATGGTCGATAATGAGGCGATCTACGACATTTGTCGCCGAAACTTGGACATCGAACGCCCGACTTACACCAACTTGAACAGATTGATCGGCCAAATTGTCTCCTCAATCACCGCTTCGTTGCGATTCGATGGCGCTTTGAACGTTGACTTGACCGAATTCCAGACCAACTTGGTACCTTACCCACGTATCCACTTCCCTCTAGTCACCTACGCCCCAGTCATTTCCGCCGAGAAGGCCTACCATGAACAATTATCCGTTGCGGAAATCACCAACGCCTGCTTCGAGCCCGCCAACCAGATGGTCAAATGCGACCCACGTCATGGTAAATACATGGCTTGCTGCATGTTGTACCGTGGAGATGTTGTCCCCAAGGATGTCAACGCGGCTATTGCCACCATCAAGACCAAACGTACCATTCAATTCGTTGACTGGTGTCCAACTGGGTTCAAAGTTGGTATCAACTACCAGCCACCCACCGTCGTGCCAGGAGGTGACTTGGCCAAGGTACAACGTGCTGTTTGCATGTTGTCCAATACCACTGCTATCGCTGAAGCTTGGGCTCGTTTGGATCATAAATTTGACTTGATGTACGCCAAACGTGCTTTCGTCCACTGGTATGTGGGTGAAGGTATGGAAGAAGGTGAATTCTCTGAAGCTCGTGAGGATTTGGCCGCTTTGGAAAAGGATTACGAAGAGGTCGGCATGGACTCCGGAGAAGGAGAAGGCGAAGGTGGCGAAGAGTATTAA
- the ATPsynE gene encoding ATP synthase subunit e, mitochondrial — protein MSGLPAPVRVSPLIKFSRWSLLTVGVLYGAFHQNRLSKKEAAFREVELKQKAIRDEKLAAEKKLAADKEIAELEALAK, from the exons ATGTCTGGTCTCCCAGCTCCAGTTCGCGTTTCGCCACTTATCAAA TTCAGCCGATGGAGTTTGCTCACAGTCGGAGTCTTGTACGGAGCATTCCACCAGAACAGGCTGTCCAAGAAGGAGGCAGCTTTCAGAGAAGTCGAACTTAAACAGAAAGCCATCCGTGATGAGAAATTAGCCGCTGAAAAGAAACTAGCTGCCGACAAGGAAATCGCAGAGTTGGAGGCGCTCGCTAAATAA
- the Gpat4 gene encoding glycerol-3-phosphate acyltransferase 3 isoform X1 translates to MAGILSLVWFIGSVLVTPFLVILLCIVFLASIGKSLGVRRLYVKLLLIIFEYGRANIETAQNQAHRNEDSDDEITAPNNNTAKDQLIKPPNGIKKPNNGYVPNDNSVISRDDKLILLPEPLQKKDEITGEITESKDEYKEYNLSSIFDYLKAGMEAIIEDQVTSRFEAEELKNWNLLIRTNRRYEFISWKLTVIWVCGFFVRYFFLFPLRVTICFFGCVWMLGSTPLLGALPDNSFKRWINSKAYIIAFRIMARSLTGVIRIHNKQYRPARGSVCVANHTTPCDVVILSTDNCYSLIGQSHGGFLGILQRALARASPHIWFERSEVRDRHAVANKLKEHVSNPKNPPILIFPEGTCINNTSVMQFKKGSFEVGSVIYPVAIKYDPRFGDAFWNSSKYSMMQYLYMMMTSWAIVCDVWYLPPMQQEEGESAIDFANRVKSVIAKQGGLVDLVWDGQLKRTKPKKEWRERQQEEFSKRLKIE, encoded by the exons ATGGCTGGTATTTTATCCCTGGTTTGGTTTATCGGTTCCGTTTTAGTAACGCcgtttttggtgattttattATGTATTGTATTCCTTGCATCAATTGGAAAATCCTTAGGCGTTAGGAGACTTTATGTTAAACTTCTTTTAATCATATTTGAG TACGGTCGTGCAAACATTGAAACCGCTCAAAATCAAGCACACAGAAACGAAGACAGCGACGATGAAATCACTGCCCCCAACAACAACACCGCCAAAGACCAACTCATCAAACCGCCAAACGGAATCAAAAAACCCAACAATGGCTACGTGCCAAACGATAACTCGGTTATAAGCAGGGATGATAAACTGATCTTGTTGCCGGAACCTTTACAGAAAAAGGACGAAATAACTGGCGAAATAACCGAATCTAAG GACGAATACAAGGAATATAATTTGAGCagtatttttgattatttgaaGGCCGGCATGGAAGCCATCATCGAGGATCAAGTCACGTCGAGGTTTGAAGCTGAAGAATTGAAGAATTGGAATTTATTGATTCGAACGAATCGGAGATACGAATTTATTTCGTGGAAACTTACCGTGATATGGGTGTGCGGATTTTTCGTCAGATATTTCTTCCTGTTTCCGTTGCGTGTCACCATTTGCTTTTTTGGG TGCGTTTGGATGCTGGGCTCCACTCCGTTGTTGGGGGCCTTACCTGACAATTCCTTCAAGCGTTGGATCAACTCGAAAGCCTACATAATAGCCTTCCGTATTATGGCCCGTTCCCTAACTGGCGTAATTCGCATTCATAATAAGCAATACAGGCCAGCGAGGGGTTCCGTGTGTGTAGCCAATCACACCACCCCTTGCGACGTTGTTATTTTATCCACAGATAATTGTTACTCGTTG ATTGGTCAAAGTCACGGCGGTTTTTTGGGCATTTTGCAGCGAGCTTTAGCTCGCGCCTCTCCACATATCTGGTTTGAAAGATCCGAAGTTAGGGATCGCCACGCAGTTGCCAACAA GTTGAAAGAGCACGTGTCCAATCCGAAAAACCCCCCGATTTTGATATTCCCCGAGGGCACTTGTATCAACAACACGTCGGTAATGCAGTTCAAGAAAGGTAGTTTTGAAGTTGGTAGTGTTATCTATCCAGTGGCTATAAAATACGATCCACGATTCGGCGATGCTTTTTGGAACAGTAGTAAATACTCGATGATGCAATATTTGTACATGATGATGACCAGTTGGGCGATTGTTTGTGATGTCTGGTATTTACCCCCAATGCAGCAAGAAGAGGGCGAAAGTGCTATAGATTTTGCGAATCGAGTCAAAAGTGTGATAGCTAAGCAGGGCGGTTTGGTCGATCTAGTCTG GGACGGCCAACTCAAACGCACAAAACCAAAGAAAGAATGGCGCGAACGGCAACAAGAAGAGTTCAGTAAACGACTTAAAATAGAATAG
- the Gpat4 gene encoding glycerol-3-phosphate acyltransferase 4 isoform X2, with amino-acid sequence MAGILSLVWFIGSVLVTPFLVILLCIVFLASIGKSLGVRRLYVKLLLIIFEYGRANIETAQNQAHRNEDSDDEITAPNNNTAKDQLIKPPNGIKKPNNGYVPNDNSVISRDDKLILLPEPLQKKDEITGEITESKDEYKEYNLSSIFDYLKAGMEAIIEDQVTSRFEAEELKNWNLLIRTNRRYEFISWKLTVIWVCGFFVRYFFLFPLRVTICFFGVWWLTLCTALVGYVKEGSFKQKLNKYVSIMCFGILSNAISSVITYHNEENKPKNGICVANHTSPIDVLILMCDNCYSLIGQSHGGFLGILQRALARASPHIWFERSEVRDRHAVANKLKEHVSNPKNPPILIFPEGTCINNTSVMQFKKGSFEVGSVIYPVAIKYDPRFGDAFWNSSKYSMMQYLYMMMTSWAIVCDVWYLPPMQQEEGESAIDFANRVKSVIAKQGGLVDLVWDGQLKRTKPKKEWRERQQEEFSKRLKIE; translated from the exons ATGGCTGGTATTTTATCCCTGGTTTGGTTTATCGGTTCCGTTTTAGTAACGCcgtttttggtgattttattATGTATTGTATTCCTTGCATCAATTGGAAAATCCTTAGGCGTTAGGAGACTTTATGTTAAACTTCTTTTAATCATATTTGAG TACGGTCGTGCAAACATTGAAACCGCTCAAAATCAAGCACACAGAAACGAAGACAGCGACGATGAAATCACTGCCCCCAACAACAACACCGCCAAAGACCAACTCATCAAACCGCCAAACGGAATCAAAAAACCCAACAATGGCTACGTGCCAAACGATAACTCGGTTATAAGCAGGGATGATAAACTGATCTTGTTGCCGGAACCTTTACAGAAAAAGGACGAAATAACTGGCGAAATAACCGAATCTAAG GACGAATACAAGGAATATAATTTGAGCagtatttttgattatttgaaGGCCGGCATGGAAGCCATCATCGAGGATCAAGTCACGTCGAGGTTTGAAGCTGAAGAATTGAAGAATTGGAATTTATTGATTCGAACGAATCGGAGATACGAATTTATTTCGTGGAAACTTACCGTGATATGGGTGTGCGGATTTTTCGTCAGATATTTCTTCCTGTTTCCGTTGCGTGTCACCATTTGCTTTTTTGGG GTGTGGTGGTTGACGCTGTGTACGGCCTTAGTTGGGTATGTGAAGGAGGgcagttttaaacaaaaattaaacaagtaCGTGTCAATTATGTGCTTTGGAATTTTGTCCAATGCGATATCGTCAGTCATTACGTATCATAACGAAGagaataagccgaaaaatggGATCTGTGTCGCCAATCATACGTCGCCGATTGATGTACTTATATTGATGTGTGATAATTGTTATTCTTTG ATTGGTCAAAGTCACGGCGGTTTTTTGGGCATTTTGCAGCGAGCTTTAGCTCGCGCCTCTCCACATATCTGGTTTGAAAGATCCGAAGTTAGGGATCGCCACGCAGTTGCCAACAA GTTGAAAGAGCACGTGTCCAATCCGAAAAACCCCCCGATTTTGATATTCCCCGAGGGCACTTGTATCAACAACACGTCGGTAATGCAGTTCAAGAAAGGTAGTTTTGAAGTTGGTAGTGTTATCTATCCAGTGGCTATAAAATACGATCCACGATTCGGCGATGCTTTTTGGAACAGTAGTAAATACTCGATGATGCAATATTTGTACATGATGATGACCAGTTGGGCGATTGTTTGTGATGTCTGGTATTTACCCCCAATGCAGCAAGAAGAGGGCGAAAGTGCTATAGATTTTGCGAATCGAGTCAAAAGTGTGATAGCTAAGCAGGGCGGTTTGGTCGATCTAGTCTG GGACGGCCAACTCAAACGCACAAAACCAAAGAAAGAATGGCGCGAACGGCAACAAGAAGAGTTCAGTAAACGACTTAAAATAGAATAG
- the Gpat4 gene encoding glycerol-3-phosphate acyltransferase 3 isoform X3, translating to MAGILSLVWFIGSVLVTPFLVILLCIVFLASIGKSLGVRRLYVKLLLIIFEYGRANIETAQNQAHRNEDSDDEITAPNNNTAKDQLIKPPNGIKKPNNGYVPNDNSVISRDDKLILLPEPLQKKDEITGEITESKDEYKEYNLSSIFDYLKAGMEAIIEDQVTSRFEAEELKNWNLLIRTNRRYEFISWKLTVIWVCGFFVRYFFLFPLRVTICFFGCVWMLGSTPLLGALPDNSFKRWINSKAYIIAFRIMARSLTGVIRIHNKQYRPARGSVCVANHTTPCDVVILSTDNCYSLVWWLTLCTALVGYVKEGSFKQKLNKYVSIMCFGILSNAISSVITYHNEENKPKNGICVANHTSPIDVLILMCDNCYSLIGQSHGGFLGILQRALARASPHIWFERSEVRDRHAVANKLKEHVSNPKNPPILIFPEGTCINNTSVMQFKKGSFEVGSVIYPVAIKYDPRFGDAFWNSSKYSMMQYLYMMMTSWAIVCDVWYLPPMQQEEGESAIDFANRVKSVIAKQGGLVDLVWDGQLKRTKPKKEWRERQQEEFSKRLKIE from the exons ATGGCTGGTATTTTATCCCTGGTTTGGTTTATCGGTTCCGTTTTAGTAACGCcgtttttggtgattttattATGTATTGTATTCCTTGCATCAATTGGAAAATCCTTAGGCGTTAGGAGACTTTATGTTAAACTTCTTTTAATCATATTTGAG TACGGTCGTGCAAACATTGAAACCGCTCAAAATCAAGCACACAGAAACGAAGACAGCGACGATGAAATCACTGCCCCCAACAACAACACCGCCAAAGACCAACTCATCAAACCGCCAAACGGAATCAAAAAACCCAACAATGGCTACGTGCCAAACGATAACTCGGTTATAAGCAGGGATGATAAACTGATCTTGTTGCCGGAACCTTTACAGAAAAAGGACGAAATAACTGGCGAAATAACCGAATCTAAG GACGAATACAAGGAATATAATTTGAGCagtatttttgattatttgaaGGCCGGCATGGAAGCCATCATCGAGGATCAAGTCACGTCGAGGTTTGAAGCTGAAGAATTGAAGAATTGGAATTTATTGATTCGAACGAATCGGAGATACGAATTTATTTCGTGGAAACTTACCGTGATATGGGTGTGCGGATTTTTCGTCAGATATTTCTTCCTGTTTCCGTTGCGTGTCACCATTTGCTTTTTTGGG TGCGTTTGGATGCTGGGCTCCACTCCGTTGTTGGGGGCCTTACCTGACAATTCCTTCAAGCGTTGGATCAACTCGAAAGCCTACATAATAGCCTTCCGTATTATGGCCCGTTCCCTAACTGGCGTAATTCGCATTCATAATAAGCAATACAGGCCAGCGAGGGGTTCCGTGTGTGTAGCCAATCACACCACCCCTTGCGACGTTGTTATTTTATCCACAGATAATTGTTACTCGTTG GTGTGGTGGTTGACGCTGTGTACGGCCTTAGTTGGGTATGTGAAGGAGGgcagttttaaacaaaaattaaacaagtaCGTGTCAATTATGTGCTTTGGAATTTTGTCCAATGCGATATCGTCAGTCATTACGTATCATAACGAAGagaataagccgaaaaatggGATCTGTGTCGCCAATCATACGTCGCCGATTGATGTACTTATATTGATGTGTGATAATTGTTATTCTTTG ATTGGTCAAAGTCACGGCGGTTTTTTGGGCATTTTGCAGCGAGCTTTAGCTCGCGCCTCTCCACATATCTGGTTTGAAAGATCCGAAGTTAGGGATCGCCACGCAGTTGCCAACAA GTTGAAAGAGCACGTGTCCAATCCGAAAAACCCCCCGATTTTGATATTCCCCGAGGGCACTTGTATCAACAACACGTCGGTAATGCAGTTCAAGAAAGGTAGTTTTGAAGTTGGTAGTGTTATCTATCCAGTGGCTATAAAATACGATCCACGATTCGGCGATGCTTTTTGGAACAGTAGTAAATACTCGATGATGCAATATTTGTACATGATGATGACCAGTTGGGCGATTGTTTGTGATGTCTGGTATTTACCCCCAATGCAGCAAGAAGAGGGCGAAAGTGCTATAGATTTTGCGAATCGAGTCAAAAGTGTGATAGCTAAGCAGGGCGGTTTGGTCGATCTAGTCTG GGACGGCCAACTCAAACGCACAAAACCAAAGAAAGAATGGCGCGAACGGCAACAAGAAGAGTTCAGTAAACGACTTAAAATAGAATAG
- the mRpL43 gene encoding large ribosomal subunit protein mL43, producing MSNSHLFLKSGFIRTPSQNGVGRYVCQLQRVVLKFCKNNGSSRGMRDFIESGLVDFAKNNPGIVVYLKPRRHRTAVISAEYLNGDKQYINCRNFAKEEIIKWLNLIKTQSGNTTGFRYRKLLHTDHPSIQGPWTPYTFKDPAENLAKFPDQDLSRPKHLPKTATEELLELFQRSSLGSPEGKRAE from the exons ATGTCTAACAGCCACTTATTTCTCAAGTCGGGCTTTATTAGGACCCCTTCGCAGAATGGGGTTGGGCGCTACGTGTGTCAGCTGCAACGCGTTGTGttgaagttttgcaaaaacaacGGCTCGAGCAGAGGAATGAG AGATTTTATCGAGTCTGGGCTAGTTGATTTTGCCAAAAACAATCCAGGAATTGTGGTTTATCTGAAACCGAGACGACACAGGACTGCTGTAATTTCAGCCGAATATT TGAATGGCGATAAGCAATACATCAACTGCAGAAACTTCGCGAaagaagaaataattaaatggtTGAATTTGATCAAAACACAGTCAGGGAATACAACCGGTTTCAGATACCGGAAACTGCTCCATACGGACCACCCCTCCATCCAAGGACCTTGGACCCCTTACACTTTCAAGGACCCAGCTGAGAATTTGGCGAAATTCCCTGACCAAGACCTGTCACGACCTAAACATTTACCAAAGACCGCAACTGAGGAACTCCTCGAGTTGTTCCAGAGAAGCAGTTTAGGGAGTCCGGAGGGTAAACGAGCGGAGTAG